A single window of Dermochelys coriacea isolate rDerCor1 chromosome 2, rDerCor1.pri.v4, whole genome shotgun sequence DNA harbors:
- the CLEC3B gene encoding tetranectin, translating to MKFRGACLLLCLFCFVQVTVQQASTSKQRSASSKKDGVSLKMIEDLKALIDNISQEVALLKEKQALQTVCLKGIKIHLKCFLAFSDTKTYHEASEDCISQGGTLSTPQNGDENDALYEYMRKNIGSEADVWLGINDLAAEGKWVDMTGSSIRYRNWETEITTQPDGGKLENCAALSGVANGKWFDKKCKDKLPYLCQFMIV from the exons atgaaGTTTCGAGGCGCCTGCTTGCTTCTGTGCCTCTTTTGCTTTGTGCAGGTTACAGTCCAGCAAGCCTCCACATCCAAGCAAAGGTCAGCGAGCTCCAAGAAAG ATGGTGTGAGCCTCAAAATGATTGAAGATCTTAAGGCTCTGATTGACAACATCTCCCAGGAGGTGGCTTTACTGAAAGAAAAGCAAGCACTTCAGACAG TGTGTTTGAAGGGCATTAAAATTCACCTCAAGTGCTTCCTTGCATTTTCTGACACCAAGACGTATCACGAGGCCAGTGAAGACTGCATCTCCCAGGGCGGCACCCTCAGCACCCCCCAGAACGGGGATGAAAATGACGCACTCTATGAGTACATGAGGAAGAATATTGGATCAGAAGCAGATGTCTGGCTCGGCATCAATGACCTGGCAGCTGAGGGCAAATGGGTGGACATGACAGGCAGCAGCATTCGCTACCGGAACTGGGAGACTGAGATCACCACCCAGCCGGATGGTGGCAAACTGGAGAACTGTGCAGCCTTGTCAGGGGTTGCCAATGGCAAGTGGTTTGACAAGAAATGCAAGGATAAATTGCCGTACCTGTGTCAGTTCATGATTGTGTAA